A window from Tenacibaculum singaporense encodes these proteins:
- a CDS encoding DUF4175 family protein, translating into MENFNKIQQKLKQFSKKFYTNELIKGSILFVSLGLIYLLFTLFIEYFLWLKPTARTFLFWLFIIVEVFLFFRFICFPIFKIAGLQKGISFEEASKIIGNHFPEVKDKLLNVLQLQQNNQQSDLLAASIEQKSKELQPVSFNKAIDFSRNRKYVKYALIPFLIWGISMLTGTSSKLSQSFNRVVNHSVAYNPPAPFYFNLTAKDLRVIKGKDITVYIQTEGKVIPQETKIHFNGQQYFMENEGNGLFSYTFSEVQNPILFYASANGIESNEYTITIIKTPSIQNISLNLTYPSYIGKASETINNTGNLNVPQGTIVKWDIKTSETDTVTFIEKEKRTIFKQKESNEFEFSKRVLNNTNYQITTSNKNLTDYEQLQFSINVTKDEYPTINVNSNIDSISRGNAQFVGQIADDYGFKRLELVYYDKNNNQNTDNQVIKINKENIQTFYFEFPGSLDLKEGIDYEMYFQVYDNDVVNGSKKAMSRKFSYQQKTKEEIEEELLQEQKNYIENITNSLDQQQKSKKDLEKIQFDLQNKKNINWNDQKKIQNLIKRQEQYKQMMQRQTQKLQENFSEKKEENETLEQKKENLKKRIEELKKLEKQQKLLDELNKLADKLKKEDLIKKTKELAEQNKQQERSLERILEMTKRFYVEQKMNQLANKLDDLSKKQEELSNKESSKEEQQQINEEFQKTKKELDDLEKDNQGLKQPMEIPSMEDLEKQTQEELNKAEENLDKNNASETKKNQKKAAKKMQQMSQKMQQSMQSMSAEMEEENMEGLRQILENLITFSFDQEALMNEFSSSNSSHPNFGKNLQKQHQLKTYFEHIDDSLFVLSMRVPSISSKIQDHLAQAHYNLDQSLENFADNYFQNGISNQQYVMTSANTLADMLSNTLDAMQNPKPGNGKGKGKGKSFSLPDIIQKQSELMEKMKQGMQKKNQGNPKDGKDGKNKGEKEGQNGEQNDDLDGELYQIYKEQSQLREQLKNAINEGNSGNKEAKKALKKMEELENEILEKGFTQESINRMQQLNYELLKLDKATFEQNRDKQRKSNTNLQEFNNNTTKELKFKKLFYNQTEILNRQSLPLRQNYKKKVQEYFSLPKDRK; encoded by the coding sequence ATGGAAAATTTTAATAAAATACAGCAAAAACTAAAGCAGTTTAGTAAGAAGTTTTATACAAATGAATTGATAAAAGGAAGCATTTTATTTGTTTCTTTAGGATTAATTTATTTGCTCTTCACTCTGTTTATTGAATACTTTTTATGGTTAAAACCAACCGCCAGAACCTTTTTATTTTGGTTATTTATTATAGTAGAAGTGTTCTTATTTTTCCGTTTTATTTGTTTTCCTATTTTTAAAATTGCAGGTTTACAAAAAGGAATTTCTTTTGAAGAGGCTTCTAAAATAATTGGAAATCATTTTCCTGAAGTAAAAGATAAATTATTAAATGTTTTACAGCTACAACAAAACAATCAGCAGTCTGATTTATTAGCTGCTAGTATTGAGCAAAAATCGAAAGAATTACAGCCTGTTTCTTTTAATAAGGCCATTGACTTTAGTAGAAATAGAAAGTATGTAAAATATGCTTTAATTCCTTTCTTAATTTGGGGAATTTCTATGCTTACAGGAACATCAAGTAAACTTTCACAAAGTTTTAATCGTGTAGTAAATCATTCGGTAGCTTATAATCCTCCAGCTCCTTTTTATTTTAATTTAACCGCAAAAGATTTACGTGTTATTAAAGGAAAAGATATAACTGTATATATACAAACAGAAGGGAAGGTGATACCACAAGAAACCAAAATTCATTTTAATGGTCAACAATATTTTATGGAAAATGAAGGAAATGGTTTGTTTTCATATACCTTTTCTGAAGTCCAAAATCCTATTTTATTTTATGCAAGTGCCAATGGAATTGAATCTAATGAGTATACTATAACGATTATTAAAACCCCATCGATTCAAAATATTTCATTAAATCTAACCTATCCATCATACATAGGAAAAGCTTCTGAAACAATTAACAACACCGGAAACTTAAATGTTCCACAAGGAACAATTGTAAAATGGGATATTAAAACTTCTGAAACCGATACAGTTACCTTTATAGAAAAAGAAAAAAGAACAATTTTTAAACAAAAAGAAAGCAACGAATTTGAGTTTTCTAAACGTGTACTGAACAATACTAATTATCAAATTACAACATCTAACAAAAATCTAACAGATTACGAACAGCTACAGTTTTCTATTAATGTAACTAAAGATGAATATCCAACTATCAATGTAAATTCAAATATTGATAGTATTTCTCGTGGAAATGCCCAGTTTGTGGGTCAAATTGCTGATGATTATGGTTTTAAGAGGTTAGAATTGGTTTATTACGACAAAAACAATAATCAAAACACTGATAATCAAGTGATTAAAATAAATAAAGAGAACATTCAAACCTTTTATTTTGAATTTCCTGGAAGTTTAGATTTAAAAGAGGGAATAGACTATGAAATGTACTTTCAAGTATACGATAATGATGTTGTAAATGGTAGTAAAAAAGCCATGAGTAGAAAGTTTAGCTACCAACAAAAAACAAAAGAAGAAATAGAGGAAGAGCTATTACAAGAACAAAAAAACTACATAGAAAACATAACTAACTCACTAGATCAACAACAAAAAAGTAAGAAAGATTTAGAGAAAATACAGTTTGATTTACAAAACAAAAAGAATATTAACTGGAATGATCAAAAGAAAATTCAGAATTTAATAAAGCGTCAGGAGCAATACAAGCAAATGATGCAACGTCAAACACAAAAATTACAAGAGAATTTTTCTGAAAAGAAAGAGGAAAATGAAACTCTTGAGCAGAAAAAAGAAAACCTTAAAAAGCGTATTGAAGAACTTAAAAAGTTAGAAAAGCAACAAAAATTATTAGATGAATTAAACAAGCTAGCTGATAAACTTAAAAAAGAAGATTTAATTAAAAAGACAAAAGAACTAGCTGAACAAAACAAACAACAAGAACGTAGTTTGGAACGTATTTTAGAAATGACTAAGCGCTTTTATGTAGAACAAAAGATGAATCAATTAGCAAACAAACTCGATGATTTATCAAAAAAACAAGAAGAGTTAAGTAACAAAGAATCTAGCAAAGAAGAACAGCAACAAATTAATGAAGAGTTTCAAAAAACAAAGAAAGAGTTAGATGATTTAGAAAAAGATAATCAAGGTTTAAAACAACCCATGGAAATTCCTTCTATGGAAGATTTGGAAAAACAAACTCAAGAAGAACTTAATAAAGCTGAAGAAAATTTAGATAAAAATAACGCTTCTGAAACAAAGAAAAATCAAAAAAAAGCTGCTAAAAAAATGCAGCAAATGAGTCAGAAGATGCAACAATCAATGCAATCTATGAGTGCAGAAATGGAAGAAGAAAACATGGAAGGTTTACGTCAAATATTAGAAAACCTTATCACATTCTCTTTCGACCAAGAAGCTTTAATGAATGAGTTTTCTTCCTCAAATTCATCACATCCTAACTTTGGTAAAAACCTTCAGAAACAACACCAACTAAAAACCTATTTTGAACATATTGATGATAGCTTATTTGTACTTTCAATGCGAGTTCCTAGTATATCTTCAAAAATTCAAGATCACTTAGCACAAGCTCATTATAATCTAGATCAGTCTTTAGAAAATTTTGCAGATAATTATTTTCAAAACGGAATCTCTAATCAACAGTATGTAATGACTTCAGCAAATACATTAGCGGATATGTTGAGTAATACTTTAGACGCTATGCAAAACCCAAAACCTGGAAATGGAAAAGGGAAGGGGAAAGGTAAATCGTTTAGCTTACCAGACATCATTCAAAAGCAAAGTGAATTAATGGAAAAGATGAAACAAGGCATGCAAAAGAAAAATCAAGGAAACCCAAAGGATGGAAAAGACGGTAAAAATAAAGGTGAAAAAGAAGGGCAAAACGGTGAACAAAATGATGATTTAGATGGTGAATTGTATCAAATTTACAAAGAACAATCACAACTTAGAGAACAGTTAAAAAATGCTATTAACGAAGGAAATTCTGGAAACAAGGAAGCAAAAAAAGCTTTAAAAAAGATGGAGGAGTTAGAGAATGAAATTTTAGAAAAAGGTTTTACACAAGAAAGTATTAATAGAATGCAGCAATTAAACTACGAGCTACTTAAATTAGACAAGGCTACATTCGAACAAAACAGAGATAAACAACGTAAATCAAACACCAATTTACAAGAGTTTAATAACAATACAACTAAGGAATTGAAGTTTAAAAAGTTGTTTTATAACCAAACTGAGATATTAAACAGACAATCACTACCTTTGCGCCAAAATTACAAAAAGAAGGTGCAAGAGTACTTTAGCCTTCCAAAGGATAGAAAATAA
- the ybeY gene encoding rRNA maturation RNase YbeY gives MIAFNYETKFQLNNEENTSKWIQECIEREGFELGEINYIFCDDAYLHKINIEFLQHDTLTDIISFDYTLGKLVGGDIFISVERVEENAKEFNTSFENELHRVIIHGILHYMKYKDKTDEEKQIMRSKENECLEILDKK, from the coding sequence ATGATCGCATTTAATTACGAAACCAAGTTTCAATTAAACAATGAAGAAAACACTTCTAAATGGATACAAGAGTGTATCGAAAGAGAAGGTTTTGAATTGGGAGAAATCAACTATATTTTTTGTGATGACGCTTATTTACATAAAATAAATATAGAGTTTTTACAACACGATACATTAACTGATATTATTAGTTTTGATTATACGTTAGGTAAGTTAGTTGGAGGTGATATTTTTATTTCAGTAGAAAGAGTAGAAGAGAATGCAAAGGAGTTTAATACTTCTTTTGAAAATGAATTACACCGCGTAATAATTCATGGTATTTTACATTACATGAAATACAAAGATAAGACTGATGAAGAGAAGCAAATTATGCGCTCTAAAGAAAATGAATGTTTAGAAATTTTAGATAAAAAATAA
- the mnmG gene encoding tRNA uridine-5-carboxymethylaminomethyl(34) synthesis enzyme MnmG has protein sequence MSLFNTTYDVIVVGGGHAGSEAAAASANMGAHTLLITMNLQNIAQMSCNPAMGGIAKGQIVREIDALGGYSGIVTDKTAIQFKMLNKSKGPAMWSPRAQSDRMQFAECWRTMLEQTENLDFYQDSVNGLVFDGDKIIGVKTALGLEIKAKTVIVTAGTFLNGLIHIGEKTFGGGRAGEGASTGITEDLVAKGFEAGRMKTGTPPRVDGRSLDYSKMTEQPGDDAPEKFSYLPVTKPLTKQRSCYLTYTNPEVHDLLREGFERSPMFNGRIKSTGPRYCPSVEDKINRFAEKERHQIFVEPEGWDTVEIYVNGFSTSLPEDIQDKAIRSIPGFENVKFFRYGYAIEYDYFPPTQLKHNLETKLIENLFFAGQINGTTGYEEAAAQGLMAGVNAALKTQNKEPFILKRSEAYIGVLIDDLITKGTEEPYRMFTSRAEYRTLLRQDNADLRLTEKSYKLGLASQERMDRVEEKKNKTQNLIDYIKGLSVTKEDINPILEEKNLATINQSMKLYKIAARPQLTFSDFRSINKLENYIQENEIDNEIIEQVEIHLKYSGYIEKEKNNADKLNRLENVPIPSTFDYSKVKSLSYEAREKLSKIQPTSISQASRISGVSPSDISVLLVYMGR, from the coding sequence ATGAGTTTATTTAATACAACATACGATGTAATTGTAGTAGGAGGTGGACATGCTGGTAGCGAAGCTGCTGCAGCAAGTGCAAACATGGGAGCACACACTTTGTTAATTACAATGAACTTACAAAACATTGCTCAAATGAGTTGTAATCCAGCTATGGGTGGAATTGCAAAAGGGCAAATAGTTCGTGAAATTGATGCACTTGGTGGTTACAGTGGTATTGTAACTGACAAGACCGCGATTCAATTTAAAATGCTAAATAAATCTAAAGGACCAGCTATGTGGAGCCCAAGAGCTCAATCGGACAGAATGCAATTTGCAGAGTGCTGGAGAACCATGTTAGAACAAACTGAAAACCTAGATTTTTATCAAGACTCTGTGAATGGATTAGTGTTTGATGGTGATAAAATTATAGGAGTAAAAACTGCCTTAGGTTTAGAAATAAAAGCCAAAACAGTAATTGTAACTGCTGGTACTTTTTTAAACGGATTGATTCATATTGGTGAAAAAACGTTTGGTGGTGGTAGAGCAGGTGAAGGAGCTTCAACTGGTATTACTGAAGATTTAGTAGCTAAAGGTTTTGAAGCTGGTAGAATGAAAACAGGAACTCCTCCTCGTGTAGATGGTCGTTCATTAGATTATAGTAAAATGACCGAACAACCTGGTGACGATGCTCCAGAAAAATTCTCTTATTTACCCGTAACAAAACCATTAACTAAACAGCGCTCTTGTTATCTTACTTACACCAATCCAGAAGTACATGATTTACTTCGTGAAGGTTTTGAACGCTCGCCAATGTTTAATGGTAGAATTAAATCCACAGGACCACGTTATTGTCCGTCTGTAGAAGATAAAATTAATCGTTTTGCGGAGAAAGAACGTCATCAAATTTTTGTTGAACCAGAAGGTTGGGATACTGTAGAAATTTATGTGAACGGATTTTCTACATCACTTCCAGAAGACATTCAAGACAAAGCTATCCGTTCTATTCCTGGATTTGAAAACGTAAAATTCTTTAGATACGGTTATGCAATTGAATACGATTATTTTCCACCAACACAATTAAAACACAACTTAGAAACTAAGTTAATTGAGAACTTATTTTTTGCTGGTCAAATTAATGGTACAACAGGTTATGAAGAAGCAGCTGCTCAAGGTTTAATGGCAGGTGTAAATGCAGCGTTAAAAACTCAAAATAAAGAGCCTTTTATTCTAAAAAGAAGCGAAGCCTATATAGGTGTTTTAATTGATGATTTAATCACAAAAGGGACAGAGGAACCGTATCGTATGTTTACTTCTCGTGCTGAATATAGAACTCTTTTACGACAAGATAATGCAGATTTACGCTTAACAGAAAAATCTTATAAATTAGGATTAGCTTCTCAAGAAAGAATGGATAGAGTAGAAGAGAAGAAAAACAAGACTCAAAACTTAATCGATTATATTAAAGGATTGAGTGTAACAAAAGAGGATATCAACCCTATTCTAGAAGAGAAAAATTTAGCAACGATTAATCAATCTATGAAATTATATAAAATTGCTGCGAGACCTCAATTAACGTTTTCTGATTTTAGATCGATTAATAAGCTTGAAAATTATATTCAAGAAAACGAAATTGATAATGAAATTATAGAGCAAGTTGAAATCCATTTAAAATACTCTGGTTATATCGAAAAAGAAAAGAATAATGCAGACAAATTAAATAGATTAGAAAACGTACCTATTCCTTCTACATTTGATTATAGTAAAGTGAAATCTTTATCATATGAAGCTAGAGAAAAATTATCTAAAATACAACCTACTTCAATTTCACAAGCAAGTAGAATAAGTGGAGTATCACCAAGTGATATATCTGTATTACTTGTTTACATGGGTAGGTAA
- a CDS encoding class I SAM-dependent methyltransferase yields MITKKEFYKNLKPFLNCIDHTVSKESYEVMKNEEYDMLVTSPVPNNLDKYYASEDYISHTDSKTSLFDKTYQFVKNYTLKKKLKLINSFNTEDKLILDVGAGTGDFLKVCENGGWKITGVEPSEKARNFAKNKNINLLEDLSKIESKQFDVISLWHVLEHIPNLTEYIQQLKSLLKANGVLIIAVPNYQSFDAKHYKEFWAAYDVPRHLWHFSRTAISKIFSLVEMKVEKTLPMKFDSFYVSLLSEKYKTKKSRPIQAFLTGLKSNFKANASGEYSSLIYIIKNR; encoded by the coding sequence TTGATTACAAAAAAAGAGTTCTATAAGAACTTAAAACCTTTTTTAAACTGTATTGATCATACAGTGTCGAAAGAGAGTTATGAGGTAATGAAAAATGAAGAATACGATATGTTAGTAACTTCACCTGTACCTAATAACTTAGATAAATACTATGCTAGTGAAGATTATATTTCACATACAGATAGTAAAACATCTCTTTTTGATAAAACATATCAGTTTGTAAAAAACTACACTTTAAAAAAGAAACTAAAATTAATTAACTCTTTTAATACAGAAGATAAATTGATTTTAGATGTTGGTGCTGGTACAGGTGATTTTTTAAAAGTGTGTGAAAATGGTGGCTGGAAAATTACTGGTGTTGAACCCTCTGAAAAGGCAAGAAATTTTGCTAAGAATAAAAACATAAATCTTTTAGAAGACCTTTCTAAAATAGAAAGCAAACAATTTGATGTTATTAGTCTTTGGCATGTCTTAGAACATATTCCTAATTTAACAGAATACATACAGCAATTAAAATCACTTTTAAAAGCTAATGGTGTTTTAATTATTGCTGTTCCAAATTATCAAAGCTTTGATGCAAAACACTACAAAGAGTTTTGGGCAGCTTATGATGTTCCAAGACACTTGTGGCATTTTTCAAGAACAGCTATTTCAAAAATATTTTCATTAGTTGAAATGAAAGTAGAAAAAACACTTCCAATGAAATTTGATTCTTTTTATGTTTCTTTATTATCTGAAAAATATAAAACAAAAAAATCAAGACCAATTCAAGCTTTTTTAACAGGGTTGAAATCAAATTTTAAAGCAAATGCTTCAGGTGAATATTCTTCTTTAATTTACATCATAAAAAACAGATAA
- a CDS encoding DoxX family protein — translation MELIQQSITEILLLLFLIVTFLQSGIDKVTDWKGNLSFIRGHFKDSPLKNSVPFLLAVILVMELLAGALMFVGIFHLSTTGNHNIALIGAELSAVTLIFLLIGQRLAKDYAGAMTLAVYFIITILAVYLLNR, via the coding sequence ATGGAACTTATACAACAAAGCATAACAGAAATTTTACTTTTACTTTTTTTAATCGTTACTTTTTTACAATCGGGAATAGATAAGGTAACAGACTGGAAAGGAAATTTATCTTTTATTAGAGGACACTTTAAAGATTCTCCCTTAAAAAATTCGGTACCTTTTTTACTTGCTGTAATTTTAGTGATGGAATTATTAGCTGGCGCATTAATGTTTGTTGGAATTTTTCATTTATCAACAACAGGAAATCATAATATTGCTTTAATAGGTGCTGAGTTATCAGCTGTAACTTTAATCTTTTTATTAATTGGACAACGATTAGCAAAAGATTATGCTGGAGCAATGACATTAGCAGTTTACTTTATAATAACAATTTTAGCTGTCTATTTATTAAATAGATAA
- a CDS encoding SPFH domain-containing protein codes for MSIYMYPVIVIGILVFLSLFFIVKQQTAAIIERFGRFQSIRHSGLQLKIPIVDRIAGKLSLKIQQLDVIVETKTLDDVFVKLKVSVQYKVIRDKVYDAFYKLDYPHDQITSYVFDVVRAEVPKMKLDDVFVKKDDIAIAVKTELNDAMADYGYDIIKTLVTDIDPDAQVKAAMNRINASEREKIAAQFEGDAQRILIVEKAKAEAESKRLQGQGIADQRREIARGLEESVEVLNKVGINSQEASALIVVTQHYDTLQSIGEETNSNLILLPNSPQAGSNMLNDMVASFTASNQIGEAMKKAQENKDKE; via the coding sequence ATGTCAATTTATATGTATCCGGTTATTGTTATCGGAATTCTTGTATTTTTATCATTATTCTTTATTGTTAAGCAACAAACAGCAGCTATTATTGAGCGCTTTGGTCGCTTTCAAAGCATTCGTCATTCAGGATTACAATTAAAAATTCCTATTGTGGATAGAATTGCTGGTAAGTTAAGTTTAAAAATTCAACAGCTAGATGTAATTGTAGAAACAAAAACCTTAGATGATGTATTTGTTAAGTTAAAAGTTTCTGTACAATACAAAGTAATTCGTGATAAGGTGTACGATGCTTTTTATAAGCTAGATTATCCACACGATCAAATTACATCTTATGTATTTGATGTGGTACGTGCAGAAGTACCTAAAATGAAGTTAGATGATGTATTTGTTAAAAAAGATGATATTGCAATCGCCGTAAAAACTGAATTAAACGATGCCATGGCTGATTATGGTTATGACATTATAAAAACTTTAGTAACTGATATTGATCCTGATGCTCAAGTAAAAGCGGCAATGAACCGTATTAATGCTTCTGAACGTGAAAAAATAGCAGCTCAATTTGAAGGAGACGCACAACGTATTTTAATTGTTGAAAAAGCTAAAGCAGAAGCTGAAAGCAAACGTTTACAAGGTCAGGGTATTGCAGATCAACGTAGAGAAATTGCTCGTGGTTTAGAAGAATCTGTTGAAGTTTTAAATAAAGTAGGAATTAACAGTCAAGAAGCATCAGCTTTAATTGTTGTTACACAACACTACGATACTTTACAATCAATTGGTGAAGAAACTAACAGTAACTTGATTTTATTACCAAATTCACCACAAGCAGGTAGTAATATGTTAAATGATATGGTAGCTAGCTTTACAGCAAGTAATCAAATAGGTGAGGCAATGAAAAAAGCACAAGAAAATAAAGACAAAGAATAA